In a genomic window of Halobiforma lacisalsi AJ5:
- the leuS gene encoding leucine--tRNA ligase → MSDAGYDHAAVERRWQEAWDDADTYRTPDDVEDPTYVLGMYPYPSGKLHMGHVRNYTITDAYARYRRMQGDDVLHPMGWDAFGLPAENAAKERDTNPRDWTFDCIETMRDQMTAMGFGYDWDREVTTCTPEYYQWNQWLFRRFHEEDLVERRDAEVNWCPHCETVLADEQVEGEAELCWRCDTPVETRELEQWFLKITEYADELLEDIDDLEGWPNSVRQMQRNWIGRQYGSEVDFEIGEAPRASDGRGEGTEPREYGPVRAFTTRLDTIYGATFFALAPDHPISEELAEEDEEVRHFIEHEADPDGDEPNGVETDLTATNPATGEEIPVYVADFVLSDVGTGALMAVPGHDERDHDFAQKMGEEIVPVVAPEPEEGEDPESPDVDEAAFTEDGVLVNSGDYSGLDSETARERLTEDIESAEHATQYQLRDWGISRQRYWGTPIPVVHCDDCGPVLVPDEDLPVELPEFINTTGNPLDAAEDWKETACPECGGPAERETDTMDTFVDSSWYFLRYVSPDLEDAPFDLERANDWMPVDQYVGGIEHAVMHLLYSRFFTKVLADHEGLEHREPFTNLLAQGMVQLEGEKMSKSKGNVVSPQRIVEEYGADTARLFMMQAAQPERDFDWSEEGVRSTNAFLVRLKGMVEEFAAPRAAEDASGDEPQPRANGYDGEKDAVARYVESEIDATIAIAGAEYDDLTFNEALRETQDLVGTLRQYAEYAEPHAGTYERGLSAVVRLLAPVAPHLAEELYDELGNDGFVVDAPWPEAEVDRDEVEKRRRLVENTREDVRDIVEVAGIEDPERIDIVVAPEWKYDALEVAIESDADNLIGELMGHDHIRQQGDAAADYGQDLQAEREALERTLEPDEEYAALESAAWLLEREFEADVRVVEADAVEDGGVLKKAEPGRPAIEIED, encoded by the coding sequence ATGAGTGACGCGGGATACGACCACGCAGCGGTCGAACGCCGCTGGCAAGAGGCGTGGGACGACGCGGACACGTATCGGACGCCCGACGACGTCGAGGACCCGACGTACGTCCTCGGGATGTATCCGTACCCGTCCGGCAAGCTCCACATGGGCCACGTCCGCAACTACACGATCACGGACGCCTACGCCCGGTACCGACGAATGCAGGGCGACGACGTCCTCCACCCGATGGGGTGGGACGCGTTCGGCCTCCCGGCCGAGAACGCGGCAAAGGAACGCGACACCAACCCGCGGGACTGGACGTTCGACTGCATCGAGACGATGCGCGACCAGATGACGGCGATGGGCTTTGGCTACGACTGGGACCGGGAGGTCACCACCTGTACGCCGGAGTACTACCAGTGGAACCAGTGGCTCTTCCGACGGTTCCACGAGGAGGACCTCGTCGAGCGCCGCGACGCCGAGGTCAACTGGTGTCCCCACTGCGAGACCGTGCTGGCCGACGAACAGGTCGAAGGCGAGGCCGAACTCTGCTGGCGCTGCGACACGCCCGTCGAGACCCGCGAACTCGAGCAGTGGTTCCTGAAGATCACCGAGTACGCCGACGAACTGCTCGAGGACATCGACGACCTCGAGGGGTGGCCCAACTCGGTGCGCCAGATGCAGCGCAACTGGATCGGCCGCCAGTATGGGAGCGAGGTCGACTTCGAAATCGGCGAGGCGCCACGCGCCTCGGACGGACGCGGCGAGGGAACCGAGCCGCGGGAGTACGGCCCGGTCCGGGCGTTTACGACCCGCCTCGACACCATCTACGGCGCGACCTTCTTCGCGCTCGCGCCGGACCACCCGATCAGCGAGGAACTCGCCGAGGAGGACGAGGAGGTTCGTCACTTCATCGAGCACGAGGCCGATCCCGACGGCGACGAGCCGAACGGGGTCGAGACCGACCTCACCGCCACGAATCCCGCGACCGGCGAGGAGATCCCGGTCTACGTCGCGGACTTCGTCCTCTCGGACGTCGGGACCGGCGCGCTGATGGCCGTCCCCGGCCACGACGAGCGCGACCACGACTTCGCACAGAAGATGGGCGAGGAGATCGTCCCCGTCGTCGCGCCCGAACCCGAGGAGGGCGAGGATCCCGAATCACCCGACGTCGACGAGGCGGCGTTCACCGAAGACGGCGTCCTCGTCAACTCCGGCGACTACTCGGGGCTGGACAGCGAGACCGCCCGCGAGCGCCTGACCGAGGACATAGAGAGCGCCGAGCACGCGACACAGTACCAGCTACGCGACTGGGGGATCTCGCGCCAGCGCTACTGGGGGACGCCGATCCCGGTCGTCCACTGCGACGACTGTGGCCCCGTCCTGGTCCCCGACGAGGACCTGCCCGTCGAACTGCCGGAGTTCATCAACACCACCGGGAACCCGCTGGACGCCGCCGAGGACTGGAAGGAGACCGCGTGTCCGGAGTGCGGTGGGCCGGCCGAACGGGAGACCGACACGATGGACACCTTCGTCGACTCCTCGTGGTACTTCCTGCGGTACGTCTCCCCCGACCTCGAGGACGCGCCGTTCGACCTCGAGCGGGCCAACGACTGGATGCCGGTCGACCAGTACGTCGGCGGCATCGAGCACGCCGTGATGCACCTGCTGTACTCGCGGTTTTTCACCAAGGTGCTGGCCGACCACGAGGGGCTCGAGCACCGCGAACCCTTCACGAACCTGCTGGCCCAGGGGATGGTGCAACTCGAGGGCGAGAAGATGTCCAAGTCCAAGGGCAACGTCGTCTCCCCCCAGCGGATCGTCGAGGAGTACGGCGCGGACACGGCCCGACTCTTTATGATGCAGGCCGCCCAGCCCGAGCGTGACTTCGACTGGAGCGAAGAGGGCGTCCGCTCGACGAACGCCTTCCTGGTCCGACTGAAGGGGATGGTCGAGGAGTTCGCGGCGCCACGCGCCGCGGAAGACGCGAGCGGCGATGAGCCGCAACCGCGAGCGAACGGGTACGACGGCGAGAAAGACGCCGTCGCCCGCTACGTCGAGAGCGAGATCGACGCGACGATCGCCATCGCCGGCGCGGAGTACGACGACCTCACGTTCAACGAGGCCCTGCGCGAGACCCAGGACCTGGTCGGGACGCTGCGCCAGTACGCCGAGTACGCCGAGCCCCACGCCGGGACCTACGAGCGCGGGCTGTCCGCGGTCGTCCGACTGCTGGCCCCCGTCGCGCCGCACCTCGCCGAGGAACTGTACGACGAACTGGGCAACGACGGCTTCGTCGTCGACGCCCCGTGGCCCGAGGCCGAGGTCGACCGCGACGAGGTCGAGAAACGCCGCCGGCTGGTCGAGAACACCCGCGAGGACGTCCGCGACATCGTCGAGGTCGCTGGCATCGAGGACCCCGAACGCATCGACATCGTCGTCGCGCCCGAGTGGAAGTACGACGCCCTCGAGGTCGCGATCGAGAGCGACGCCGACAACCTGATCGGGGAACTCATGGGCCACGACCACATCCGCCAGCAGGGCGACGCCGCGGCCGACTACGGCCAGGACCTGCAGGCCGAGCGCGAGGCCCTCGAGCGCACCCTCGAGCCCGACGAGGAGTACGCGGCTCTGGAGTCGGCCGCCTGGCTGCTCGAGCGGGAGTTCGAGGCCGACGTCCGGGTCGTCGAGGCCGACGCGGTCGAGGACGGCGGCGTGCTGAAGAAGGCCGAACCGGGTCGCCCGGCGATCGAGATCGAGGACTGA
- a CDS encoding DUF7522 family protein, translated as MTHHTFETDISGGSADEIVRIARTGIGDELRSVVYFTPSDFDLLYVRQDLYEYPDEAREAKSELIDMETVGFAEVPVRNGLEAVEHANGIGEYFFTIRVHGDGFVVRKIVDDVGVVLTTDSMDVAAFRDAATAIERLLSE; from the coding sequence ATGACACACCATACATTTGAAACCGACATCTCGGGGGGATCGGCGGACGAAATCGTACGAATCGCTCGAACCGGGATCGGGGACGAACTCCGCAGCGTCGTCTACTTCACGCCGAGCGATTTCGACCTCCTCTACGTCCGCCAGGACCTGTACGAATATCCCGACGAGGCCCGCGAGGCGAAGTCGGAACTGATCGACATGGAGACCGTCGGCTTCGCAGAGGTGCCCGTCCGCAACGGCCTCGAGGCCGTGGAGCACGCCAACGGGATCGGCGAGTACTTCTTTACCATTCGGGTCCACGGGGACGGCTTCGTGGTCAGAAAGATCGTCGACGACGTCGGCGTCGTCCTGACGACCGACAGCATGGACGTCGCCGCGTTCCGTGACGCGGCGACCGCGATCGAACGGCTGCTCTCGGAGTGA
- a CDS encoding Hsp20/alpha crystallin family protein — protein MRRNPFDEIEEMLDRVSRQVEEGMTSGGLQVPGSVPVDVADTDEEYVVTADLPGYETDDIELTLSDGTLRLDATREDDLEFAEGEYLRRERTRKTASRRVRLPEPVEEDEVTAGYENGVLTVRLPKVGGGTGSKSIDIE, from the coding sequence ATGCGACGGAACCCGTTCGACGAAATCGAGGAAATGCTCGACCGCGTCAGCCGACAGGTCGAAGAGGGGATGACCAGCGGCGGCCTCCAGGTCCCGGGCTCGGTGCCGGTCGACGTCGCCGACACCGACGAGGAGTACGTCGTCACCGCCGACCTCCCCGGCTACGAGACCGACGACATCGAACTGACCCTCTCGGACGGCACGCTCCGCCTCGACGCGACGCGCGAGGACGACCTCGAGTTCGCCGAAGGCGAGTACCTGCGTCGGGAACGAACCCGCAAGACGGCGAGTCGGCGAGTGCGTCTGCCGGAGCCAGTCGAGGAAGACGAGGTGACGGCCGGGTACGAGAACGGCGTGCTCACCGTGCGACTGCCGAAGGTCGGCGGCGGCACGGGCTCGAAGTCGATCGATATCGAGTAG
- a CDS encoding peroxiredoxin: MTLETGADAPDVTAPSQDGEEVSPAFEEPTVLYFYPRDDTPGCTVEANQFQRELETYRDAGVAVYGVSTDDVDSHREFRESEGLEFDLLADPDGEVADAFDVDVRSGAAARTTFVLADGEVKAVYEGVDPDGHAREVLEDALEDGIATLSE; this comes from the coding sequence ATGACGCTCGAGACCGGCGCGGACGCACCCGACGTCACCGCACCCAGCCAGGACGGCGAGGAAGTCTCCCCCGCGTTCGAGGAACCGACCGTCCTCTACTTCTACCCGCGGGACGACACCCCGGGCTGTACCGTCGAGGCGAACCAGTTCCAGCGGGAACTCGAGACCTACCGCGACGCCGGCGTCGCGGTCTACGGCGTCTCGACCGACGACGTCGACTCCCACCGGGAGTTCCGCGAGTCGGAGGGCCTCGAGTTCGACCTGCTCGCGGACCCCGACGGGGAGGTCGCCGACGCCTTCGACGTCGACGTCCGGAGCGGCGCGGCCGCACGGACGACGTTCGTGCTCGCCGACGGCGAGGTGAAAGCGGTCTACGAGGGCGTCGACCCGGACGGTCACGCCCGCGAGGTTCTGGAGGATGCCCTCGAGGACGGGATCGCGACGCTATCGGAGTGA
- the pheA gene encoding prephenate dehydratase yields the protein MTAVTLGPEGTYSHRATTAVADEDEIDFRQSVTAIVDAVAAGEHDRGVIPIENSIEGSVTESLDALAEYEVAVVREIVTPIRHALLAQGPEFDTIASHSQALAQCRSYLEREHPDATLEAVASTAQGVEFARDDPSIAGIGHPANASNGTDLEVLAEDIQDQDSNATRFFAVAPADERSKGGGKTSLVVYPNANYPGLLLELLEPFADRSINLTRVESRPSGRRLGDYVFHVDIEAGLYESRTKEALEEIEELAENGWVRRLGSYDTEHVVE from the coding sequence ATGACCGCAGTTACGCTCGGTCCCGAAGGAACCTACTCACACCGGGCGACGACCGCCGTCGCCGACGAGGACGAGATCGACTTCCGCCAGTCGGTAACCGCCATCGTCGACGCCGTCGCCGCCGGCGAACACGATCGAGGCGTCATCCCCATCGAGAACAGCATCGAGGGCTCCGTGACGGAGAGCTTAGACGCCCTCGCCGAATACGAGGTCGCCGTCGTCCGCGAGATCGTCACCCCGATCAGACACGCCCTGCTCGCCCAGGGGCCGGAGTTCGACACGATCGCCAGCCACTCCCAGGCGCTCGCGCAGTGTCGCTCCTACCTCGAGCGGGAACACCCCGACGCCACCCTCGAGGCGGTCGCGAGCACCGCCCAGGGAGTCGAGTTCGCCCGCGACGACCCCTCGATCGCCGGGATCGGCCACCCGGCCAACGCGAGCAACGGCACCGATCTCGAGGTGCTCGCGGAGGACATCCAGGACCAGGACTCGAACGCGACGCGGTTCTTCGCGGTCGCGCCGGCCGACGAGCGCTCGAAAGGCGGCGGCAAGACCTCGCTGGTCGTCTACCCGAACGCCAACTACCCCGGCCTGTTGCTCGAGTTGCTCGAGCCGTTTGCCGACCGATCGATCAACCTGACCCGCGTCGAGTCCCGGCCCAGCGGCCGGCGACTCGGCGACTACGTCTTCCACGTCGACATCGAGGCGGGACTCTACGAGTCCCGGACGAAGGAGGCCTTAGAGGAGATCGAGGAACTCGCGGAGAACGGCTGGGTGCGACGGCTGGGGTCGTACGATACGGAACACGTCGTGGAGTGA
- a CDS encoding sensor histidine kinase produces the protein MDGSVRDRAVDALESTYRVTTVAGVDSTADLLADDVDCLVLAAGATAESRSVVDCLESVAAARPDVPIVPFVSRSELTDNRPEWVRALLRASVDDVVFRDAGSEPGTDAPRRLRDRIDAVYEASISDAGETVLEVARSLMGAAHDEVDIEIEWGLESVGRRLDADRALVFEYDGDDERLVPTHSWFARPESTDSEPEPLPAASFPGFEEAIRAFDVHAVPAGTDTETATGTVGEPAIDLGTEEGLEIPEGFIGDLGAAAGIRGGTDRGSPDRSRDPHPYLEVRDLEALLAVPIVVDWELTGVLAVAGRQCRPWPEQLRRQLRTLGELVGYRLERRQRRGELVSQNERLEGFASVVSHDLRNPLNVISGSAELVAETGDDAYLEDVIDAADRMEAMIDDLLTLARDGARVGDTEPVALESVVRDAWDDVATDGATLELEPDDLPTLEADRGRLRQAFENLIRNAIEHNGDAVSIRVEATDEGFAFEDDGVGIPEDRREQIFEEGYTGDGGTGLGLSIVDRIVSAHGWSVSVTDGDEGGARFEITTE, from the coding sequence GTGGACGGATCGGTCCGCGACCGGGCGGTCGACGCGCTCGAGTCGACCTATCGAGTGACGACGGTCGCCGGGGTCGATTCGACGGCCGACCTGCTCGCAGACGACGTCGACTGTCTCGTCCTCGCGGCGGGAGCGACCGCGGAGTCGCGCTCGGTCGTCGACTGCCTCGAGTCGGTCGCGGCCGCCCGGCCCGACGTGCCGATCGTCCCGTTCGTGTCGCGGTCGGAACTGACCGACAACCGCCCGGAGTGGGTTCGTGCGCTGCTTCGGGCGAGTGTCGACGACGTCGTGTTCCGGGACGCCGGGTCGGAGCCGGGAACCGACGCTCCCCGACGGCTCCGGGACCGGATCGACGCCGTCTACGAGGCGTCGATCTCCGACGCCGGCGAGACCGTCCTCGAGGTCGCGCGCTCGCTGATGGGGGCCGCCCACGACGAGGTCGACATCGAGATCGAGTGGGGACTCGAGTCGGTCGGACGACGGCTCGATGCCGATCGGGCGCTCGTCTTCGAGTACGACGGGGACGACGAACGGCTCGTTCCGACTCACTCCTGGTTCGCCCGTCCCGAGTCGACCGACTCGGAGCCGGAACCGCTCCCGGCCGCGTCGTTTCCCGGGTTCGAGGAGGCGATTCGTGCGTTCGACGTTCACGCAGTGCCGGCCGGGACCGACACGGAGACGGCGACCGGTACGGTCGGGGAGCCGGCGATCGACCTGGGGACCGAGGAGGGTCTCGAGATCCCCGAGGGGTTCATCGGCGATCTGGGGGCGGCCGCGGGTATCCGCGGCGGCACGGATCGTGGCTCCCCGGACCGTTCGCGGGACCCGCATCCGTACCTCGAAGTCCGCGACCTCGAGGCGCTGCTCGCGGTTCCGATCGTCGTCGACTGGGAACTGACCGGCGTCCTCGCCGTCGCGGGGCGGCAGTGCCGTCCCTGGCCGGAACAGCTCCGACGACAGCTCCGCACCCTGGGCGAACTCGTCGGTTACCGACTCGAGCGCCGCCAGCGGCGAGGGGAACTCGTCAGCCAGAACGAGCGCCTCGAGGGGTTCGCCTCCGTCGTCAGCCACGACCTGCGAAACCCGTTGAACGTCATCTCGGGGTCGGCGGAACTCGTCGCCGAAACCGGCGACGACGCCTACCTCGAGGACGTGATCGACGCGGCCGACCGGATGGAGGCGATGATCGACGACCTGCTGACGCTCGCCCGTGACGGGGCCCGCGTCGGCGACACCGAACCCGTCGCGCTCGAGTCGGTCGTCAGGGACGCCTGGGACGACGTTGCCACCGACGGCGCGACCCTCGAACTCGAGCCCGACGATCTCCCCACGCTGGAGGCGGATCGGGGCCGGCTCCGGCAGGCCTTCGAGAACCTGATCCGCAACGCTATCGAACATAACGGCGACGCGGTGTCGATCCGAGTCGAAGCGACGGACGAAGGGTTCGCGTTCGAGGACGACGGCGTCGGGATCCCCGAAGATCGCCGCGAGCAGATCTTCGAGGAGGGGTATACCGGTGACGGTGGAACGGGACTCGGCCTGTCGATCGTCGACCGGATCGTCTCGGCCCACGGCTGGTCGGTGTCGGTCACGGACGGCGACGAGGGCGGAGCCCGGTTCGAGATCACGACGGAGTAG
- a CDS encoding non-histone chromosomal MC1 family protein produces MVREDGKRNFALRESDGEESSVFSGNTPRQAALKAARRLEPGSSEDEAERVELRLREKGTDKVHIYDGWAWEETAPDDKPDWMPEEITEANVSKKGIEHLDE; encoded by the coding sequence ATGGTACGCGAAGACGGGAAACGAAACTTTGCGCTGCGAGAATCGGACGGCGAAGAGTCGAGCGTCTTCTCGGGGAACACTCCCCGACAGGCGGCGCTCAAGGCAGCCCGGCGACTCGAGCCCGGGTCGAGCGAAGACGAGGCCGAGCGCGTCGAACTCCGACTCCGCGAGAAGGGAACCGACAAGGTCCACATCTACGACGGCTGGGCCTGGGAAGAGACCGCACCGGACGACAAGCCCGACTGGATGCCCGAGGAGATCACGGAGGCCAACGTCTCCAAGAAGGGAATCGAACACCTCGACGAGTGA
- a CDS encoding DUF7551 domain-containing protein — protein sequence MVGTTLEDIRQYVTSLSSDAGRYYLVCGRTGEQPVPAAGLSFPNRPVARAAARATEQYRAALRRYDPSLPTYDVIVCERNREPVGSSQHSSSESTRERAEQSTAPKRPASTEPFGDGSLIDFCHAVAGAVFEAIAVSAHDDLENAIMETYFDVAERIEHTDELCLCLLESMAAEMAVLESTEQRDLLLGAARRLPDSPPADDPLESTLAQLQGSALLGAYTIRSRTVEPGTGARSWTVTIDDYALDEPVPNAGNGDIVTLPISLELLRRSPSRNLAIAGAEAEADAEADAEAEADAEVGVECRSDPSTYRATVTTDPMDRSRGLVLASGVTRR from the coding sequence ATGGTTGGAACGACGCTCGAGGACATTCGTCAGTACGTCACGTCGCTCTCGAGCGATGCGGGCCGGTACTACCTCGTCTGCGGCCGGACCGGCGAGCAACCGGTCCCGGCGGCGGGACTGTCTTTCCCGAATCGGCCGGTTGCCAGGGCCGCGGCGCGAGCGACGGAACAGTACAGGGCAGCACTTCGACGGTACGATCCGAGTCTCCCGACCTACGACGTCATCGTCTGTGAGCGGAACCGAGAACCGGTAGGGAGCTCCCAACACTCGTCGTCGGAGAGCACACGCGAGCGGGCCGAGCAGAGTACGGCTCCGAAGCGTCCGGCGTCGACCGAACCGTTCGGCGACGGCTCGTTGATCGACTTCTGTCACGCCGTCGCCGGCGCGGTGTTCGAGGCGATCGCCGTTTCTGCCCACGACGACCTCGAGAACGCGATCATGGAGACCTACTTCGACGTCGCCGAGCGTATCGAGCACACCGACGAACTCTGTCTGTGCCTGCTCGAGAGCATGGCCGCGGAGATGGCGGTCCTCGAGTCGACCGAGCAACGAGACCTTCTCCTCGGAGCCGCTCGGCGGCTTCCCGATTCCCCGCCGGCGGACGACCCGCTCGAATCGACGCTGGCGCAGTTGCAGGGGTCGGCGCTCCTCGGGGCATACACGATCCGGTCCCGAACGGTCGAACCGGGGACTGGCGCGCGCTCGTGGACGGTTACTATCGACGACTACGCACTCGACGAACCCGTCCCGAACGCTGGCAACGGCGACATTGTGACGCTGCCGATATCGCTCGAACTCCTCCGCCGATCCCCGAGCCGTAACCTGGCTATCGCCGGCGCTGAGGCTGAAGCTGACGCTGAGGCCGACGCTGAGGCTGAGGCTGATGCTGAGGTCGGCGTCGAGTGTCGCTCCGATCCGTCGACCTATCGTGCGACAGTTACGACCGATCCGATGGATCGCTCCCGAGGACTGGTCCTCGCGTCCGGGGTGACCCGCCGATGA
- a CDS encoding DUF7260 family protein produces the protein MTDAVPALLENATARVTDEREAVSGKLSAVDRFAKGVDALPAVAAMSSSPAPATARVADGGRAVPASSVATVRSGPIADGEAVDADRRADVRDLFAETIRPYSVADVDDAEPLSATIAEELGDDVAVALAPSTDRRFTADLKQVVLSATRQRRAELEAMERALDTEAESLRSSADAVVEICAWLLEADETPLSDLGFEALCRRHDRLAEHRATCRRLLERRQSVLGETAASGATAGLLHRSLVTYLYRDLPSAYPVLSTVVRLLERCRECQRVVRDHLTRRV, from the coding sequence ATGACCGACGCCGTTCCTGCGTTACTCGAGAACGCAACGGCGCGGGTCACGGACGAACGGGAAGCGGTGTCGGGGAAACTGTCGGCGGTCGACCGGTTCGCCAAAGGCGTCGATGCCCTTCCGGCGGTGGCAGCGATGTCTTCGTCGCCAGCCCCCGCGACCGCTCGCGTCGCGGATGGGGGCCGGGCCGTACCCGCTTCGAGCGTTGCCACCGTCCGTTCCGGACCGATTGCCGATGGCGAAGCGGTCGACGCCGACCGCCGGGCGGACGTTCGCGATCTGTTCGCGGAGACGATCCGCCCGTACAGCGTGGCGGACGTCGACGACGCCGAGCCGTTGTCGGCGACTATCGCGGAGGAACTCGGCGACGACGTCGCGGTCGCACTCGCGCCCTCGACCGACCGCCGGTTCACGGCCGACCTGAAGCAGGTCGTCCTCTCGGCGACTCGTCAACGCCGCGCCGAACTCGAGGCGATGGAACGCGCCCTCGATACCGAGGCCGAATCGCTCCGGTCGAGCGCCGACGCGGTCGTCGAGATCTGCGCGTGGCTCCTCGAGGCCGACGAGACTCCGCTTTCGGATCTGGGGTTCGAGGCACTGTGCCGTCGTCACGACCGGCTCGCGGAGCACCGGGCGACGTGCCGACGCCTCCTCGAGCGTCGGCAGTCGGTCCTGGGAGAAACGGCGGCATCCGGCGCTACGGCGGGTCTGCTCCACCGCTCGCTGGTGACCTATCTCTATCGTGACCTCCCGTCGGCGTACCCGGTCCTGTCGACGGTCGTTCGATTACTCGAGCGGTGCCGGGAGTGTCAGCGGGTCGTCCGGGATCACCTCACTCGCCGGGTTTGA
- the pheT gene encoding phenylalanine--tRNA ligase subunit beta, which yields MPTVDIDPDELRDLTGKEEKGDEELKADLFGLGLEFEGRTEDGEFELEFAPDRLDRLSVEGVARSLRYQYGDARGVHVPSTNSAEWTIEVDESVPEERPYVTGAVIRDVDLDEDGLDSLIQLQEKLHATMGRKRAKGAIGIHDLTMLKGRDALRASENASGDEPRASPATEGTPTIEYVGLEPDEDTFVPLDSDREMTPADVLEEHPTGETYADLVSEYERYPAIYDDLGLFSFPPVINGRRTEVSTDSRDLFVEMTGTDQWTIDKMLNIVCYALAARGATLEEVTVEYPDHEIVRPDLSTKTKTVAHDRIETILGIDLDPDEVIDLAERSGLEAEKEENDDGNLVHEVTIPPYRVDVLHPLDVIDDLGRAYGFNDLEPKYPDVGTVGGRHERSRLERSVREQLVGLGFEDLLNFHMISEEENYERVNVEPGEDVYGAGEPATIKGPYSEDFTMLRTWVTPSLLMVLERNTHRAYPQDLAEIGFTAEVDESENTGVAERRRVGAVLASHEAGYEDAKARLQALCRKFDVDLETPPTEHPTFISGRTASVVIDGETVGVIGEVHPKVLVEHDLEVPVAGFEFDLAALR from the coding sequence ATGCCCACGGTCGACATCGACCCCGACGAACTGCGCGACCTGACCGGCAAAGAGGAGAAAGGCGACGAGGAGCTCAAGGCGGACCTGTTCGGCCTCGGCCTCGAGTTCGAGGGCCGCACCGAGGACGGCGAGTTCGAACTCGAGTTCGCACCGGACCGCCTCGACCGGCTCTCGGTCGAGGGGGTCGCCCGCTCGCTGCGCTACCAGTACGGCGACGCCCGCGGGGTGCACGTCCCCTCGACCAACTCCGCGGAGTGGACCATCGAGGTCGACGAGTCGGTGCCCGAGGAACGGCCGTACGTCACGGGCGCGGTGATCCGCGACGTCGACTTAGACGAGGACGGCCTCGACTCCCTCATTCAGCTACAGGAGAAGCTCCACGCGACGATGGGCCGCAAGCGCGCGAAGGGCGCGATCGGGATTCACGATCTCACGATGCTCAAGGGTCGCGATGCGCTACGCGCATCGGAAAATGCGAGCGGCGATGAGCCGCGAGCGAGCCCCGCGACCGAGGGGACCCCGACGATCGAGTACGTCGGTCTCGAGCCCGACGAGGACACCTTCGTCCCCCTCGATTCGGATCGGGAGATGACGCCCGCGGACGTCCTCGAGGAGCACCCGACCGGCGAGACGTACGCCGATCTGGTCAGCGAGTACGAGCGGTATCCGGCGATCTACGACGATCTCGGGCTGTTCTCGTTCCCGCCGGTGATCAACGGCCGGCGCACCGAGGTCTCGACCGACTCGCGGGACCTGTTCGTCGAGATGACCGGCACGGACCAGTGGACGATCGACAAGATGCTCAACATCGTCTGCTACGCGCTGGCCGCCCGCGGGGCCACGCTCGAGGAAGTGACCGTCGAGTACCCCGACCACGAAATCGTCCGCCCCGACCTCTCGACGAAGACGAAGACGGTCGCCCACGACCGGATCGAGACGATCCTCGGCATCGACCTCGACCCCGACGAGGTGATTGACCTCGCCGAGCGATCGGGACTCGAGGCAGAAAAAGAAGAGAACGACGACGGCAACCTCGTCCACGAGGTCACGATCCCGCCGTACCGCGTCGACGTGCTCCACCCGCTGGACGTCATCGACGACCTCGGCCGGGCCTACGGCTTCAACGACCTCGAGCCGAAATACCCCGACGTCGGGACCGTCGGCGGCCGCCACGAGCGCTCCCGCCTCGAGCGGTCGGTCCGCGAGCAACTCGTCGGGCTGGGCTTCGAGGACCTGCTGAACTTCCACATGATCAGCGAGGAGGAGAACTACGAGCGGGTCAACGTTGAGCCGGGCGAGGACGTCTACGGCGCCGGCGAGCCGGCGACGATCAAGGGTCCATACAGCGAGGACTTCACCATGCTGCGGACGTGGGTCACGCCCTCGCTGCTGATGGTCCTGGAGCGCAACACTCACCGCGCGTACCCGCAGGACTTAGCGGAGATCGGCTTCACCGCCGAGGTCGACGAGAGCGAGAACACCGGCGTCGCCGAACGGCGCCGCGTCGGGGCCGTCCTCGCGAGCCACGAGGCCGGCTACGAGGACGCCAAGGCGCGCCTGCAGGCGCTCTGCCGGAAGTTCGACGTCGATCTGGAGACCCCGCCGACCGAGCACCCGACCTTCATTTCGGGTCGAACGGCGAGCGTCGTCATCGACGGCGAGACGGTCGGTGTCATCGGCGAGGTACACCCGAAGGTGCTCGTCGAGCACGACCTCGAGGTGCCCGTGGCCGGCTTCGAGTTCGACCTCGCGGCGCTCCGGTAG